A window from Cryptomeria japonica chromosome 1, Sugi_1.0, whole genome shotgun sequence encodes these proteins:
- the LOC131856135 gene encoding U-box domain-containing protein 1-like, protein MEAGSVSRRLQEITRDMAKALDMLPLGLLAVSKEVVDHMQLVRIHVRSIPERDEEESNLVRELEEAVARLERKDEGAPPDVKRLRDLFLCLGLDSLSKCRDEIKKLQYQILLQAGTDAAPYAVDRIRSLIGLVIHVKSIVFKREEKEVEDDDFELVPCSPSFRAAAVSGWGSATSRLVGKDKDDSYWNVPEELKCPISLDLMRDPVIVESGHTYDCASISEWLDSGHSTCRLSGQKLPRQPPLISNYAIRSLVSQWCDRHNVPFHLNNAAGVGDDAIKVTAAFLVGKLATGSQQVQTQAAYELRLLAKRRTEIRQCIAEAGAIPFLVPLLSSTSDSRAQENAVTALLNLSINDNNKSLIMATSGAVDAIVEVVQNGGTMAARENAAALIFSLSVVADYKVTIGAKPSAIPALVALLREGNCRGKKNAATALYNLSVYKSNKDAVLKAGVLGMLLNIVVERRDEEKESATAIDDALALLSLLAGCAEGLEEILSSEKPVIPSLINLISVASDRGKENAIAVLTAMCHSGGEAMVGRLAESIIPFLQMVASTGSSRLKRKAASLLKILTARPTQYPTANG, encoded by the coding sequence ATGGAGGCTGGTTCTGTGTCACGGCGATTGCAGGAAATCACGCGGGACATGGCTAAGGCGCTCGATATGCTACCACTTGGGCTGCTGGCCGTGTCAAAGGAGGTCGTTGATCACATGCAATTGGTTAGAATACATGTCAGAAGCATTCCCGAGCGGGACGAGGAGGAATCTAACCTGGTACGTGAGTTGGAGGAAGCCGTGGCAAGGCTGGAGAGGAAGGACGAAGGCGCGCCGCCGGATGTGAAGAGGCTGAGAGACCTCTTCCTCTGTCTCGGTCTTGATAGCCTCTCTAAATGCAGAGACGAGATCAAGAAACTGCAATACCAGATCTTATTGCAAGCCGGCACAGATGCCGCACCTTATGCCGTGGATAGAATAAGGAGCTTGATTGGTCTTGTGATCCACGTCAAATCGATAGTAttcaaaagagaagaaaaggaagtgGAAGATGATGACTTTGAACTGGTGCCATGTTCCCCCTCTTTTAGGGCTGCGGCGGTCTCGGGCTGGGGCTCGGCAACTAGCCGTTTAGTGGGCAAGGACAAAGATGATAGTTATTGGAATGTCCCGGAGGAGTTGAAGTGCCCGATATCGCTCGATCTGATGAGAGATCCGGTGATTGTAGAATCAGGACACACATACGACTGCGCATCCATCTCTGAATGGCTTGACTCGGGCCACTCCACCTGTCGTCTCAGCGGCCAGAAGCTCCCACGCCAACCGCCTCTCATTTCCAACTACGCAATCCGAAGCCTCGTTAGCCAATGGTGTGACCGCCACAACGTGCCCTTTCATCTCAACAACGCCGCCGGCGTCGGAGACGATGCCATCAAAGTGACTGCCGCTTTCTTGGTAGGAAAGCTCGCCACGGGGTCTCAGCAAGTACAGACGCAGGCGGCTTACGAGCTGCGCCTCCTGGCCAAGCGCCGAACGGAAATTCGCCAGTGCATAGCTGAGGCCGGGGCGATCCCTTTTCTTGTCCCTCTCTTATCTTCCACTTCGGATTCTAGGGCTCAGGAGAACGCTGTCACTGCGCTTCTGAATCTTTCCATCAACGATAACAATAAGTCTCTTATAATGGCTACGTCCGGTGCCGTGGACGCCATTGTGGAAGTGGTGCAAAATGGAGGCACTATGGCTGCTCGAGAGAACGCCGCTGCCTTGATTTTTAGTCTTTCTGTGGTGGCCGATTACAAGGTCACCATTGGCGCCAAGCCTTCCGCCATTCCTGCGCTGGTGGCCCTCCTACGAGAAGGCAATTGTAGAGGTAAGAAGAACGCTGCTACTGCTCTTTATAACCTTTCAGTGTACAAGAGCAACAAGGATGCCGTTTTGAAGGCCGGTGTACTGGGTATGCTGCTGAATATTGTTGTGGAAAGAAGGGACGAGGAGAAGGAAAGCGCGACAGCAATAGACGATGCTCTCGCGCTTCTATCCCTTCTGGCGGGCTGTGCTGAAGGGTTGGAGGAGATTTTGAGCAGTGAGAAGCCGGTCATTCCTTCTTTGATTAATTTGATCAGTGTAGCATCCGACAGAGGAAAAGAGAACGCCATTGCAGTGTTGACAGCCATGTGTCACAGTGGTGGGGAGGCTATGGTCGGAAGGTTGGCAGAGAGCATTATTCCATTTTTGCAAATGGTGGCCTCCACTGGTTCATCTCGATTGAAAAGAAAAGCCGCCTCGCTTCTCAAAATCCTCACGGCTCGCCCCACACAGTACCCCACTGCAAATGGgtaa